Proteins from a single region of Salvia splendens isolate huo1 unplaced genomic scaffold, SspV2 ctg743, whole genome shotgun sequence:
- the LOC121791169 gene encoding uncharacterized protein LOC121791169 yields the protein MSEAYERVRGGRLAFKGGELATRDKAIDKKKKKKKNKSKLQDDAAAPSEDPSISVVDQATDAADVYTIDPMKKMKYDELFPVETKKFGYDAAKAKAKSVEEALDDRVKKKADRYCK from the coding sequence ATGTCAGAAGCGTACGAGAGGGTGAGGGGCGGAAGGCTGGCGTTCAAGGGCGGCGAGCTCGCCACCCGCGACAAAGCCATAgacaagaagaaaaaaaagaagaagaacaagaGCAAGCTCCAAGACGACGCCGCTGCTCCGTCCGAGGATCCGAGCATCAGCGTCGTGGATCAGGCCACGGACGCCGCCGATGTCTACACGATTGACccgatgaagaagatgaagtacgACGAGCTGTTCCCCGTCGAGACGAAGAAATTCGGGTACGACGCCGCCAAGGCCAAGGCGAAATCGGTCGAGGAAGCCCTAGATGATCGGGTGAAGAAGAAGGCCGATCGGTATTGTAAATGA